The Vibrio gallaecicus genome contains a region encoding:
- the ccmI gene encoding c-type cytochrome biogenesis protein CcmI, which produces MTLFWISTVVLTLAAIALIAVPFLKRKANNDEALRDELNKAFYKDRLSELEVEAAEGLVENQQDLIADLKQSLLDDIPTQQKQQKTKTSIAGVLVPSVLLVVLISYGMYYKFGASDKVLHWQEVSSNLPALSKKLMSGSGEVLSDDELEDLTLALRTRLHYQPKDSTGWLLLGRIALANRDAGTAIDAMARAYKLEPKNEDVQLGYAQALMLSQDEAEQNEARLLLSRLIKNDYVDIRVFSLLAFDAFEQQDYAGAAKYWSIMQQMIGPEDSRYEMLARSIESAKKKMSPSESAVAGKSVAVTLTLSDQVNTSPDSVLIVSVHSADGSPMPIAAARYPLGSFPRTVVLDDGNSMMQGRNLSSLDTLMVRARLDSDGNVATRDADWYGESEVVELGAPVTVNIEKQYQ; this is translated from the coding sequence ATGACGCTTTTTTGGATTTCTACGGTTGTTCTAACTCTAGCTGCAATTGCCTTGATTGCTGTGCCTTTCTTGAAAAGAAAAGCGAACAACGATGAAGCACTGCGTGATGAATTGAACAAAGCTTTCTATAAAGATCGCTTGTCTGAACTTGAAGTAGAAGCTGCTGAAGGTTTGGTGGAGAACCAACAAGACCTGATTGCCGATCTAAAACAATCACTGCTTGATGATATTCCAACACAACAGAAACAGCAGAAAACAAAGACTTCTATCGCTGGAGTACTTGTTCCTTCTGTACTTTTAGTGGTGTTAATTTCTTATGGTATGTACTACAAGTTCGGTGCTTCAGATAAAGTTCTTCACTGGCAAGAAGTGAGCTCTAACTTACCTGCATTATCTAAAAAATTAATGTCGGGTAGTGGAGAGGTTCTTAGTGATGATGAATTGGAAGACCTTACTCTTGCACTTCGTACTCGCCTCCATTATCAGCCAAAAGATTCAACAGGTTGGTTACTGCTAGGTCGTATCGCCTTAGCTAATCGTGATGCAGGAACTGCAATCGATGCAATGGCGCGAGCATACAAACTTGAGCCTAAAAATGAAGACGTCCAACTTGGTTATGCGCAAGCGTTAATGCTGTCTCAAGATGAAGCTGAACAAAATGAAGCTCGTTTATTACTTAGCCGCTTGATTAAAAATGATTATGTGGATATTCGAGTGTTCTCTTTGTTAGCTTTTGATGCTTTTGAGCAACAAGACTATGCTGGTGCTGCTAAATATTGGAGCATCATGCAGCAGATGATTGGCCCTGAAGATAGTCGTTATGAAATGCTGGCTCGAAGCATTGAAAGTGCTAAGAAGAAAATGAGCCCATCAGAGAGTGCGGTAGCAGGTAAAAGTGTTGCGGTGACTTTAACGCTCTCTGATCAAGTGAATACTTCGCCTGACTCAGTATTAATAGTGTCTGTTCATAGTGCTGATGGCTCGCCAATGCCTATTGCTGCTGCTCGTTACCCACTTGGCAGTTTTCCTCGCACGGTTGTGTTGGATGATGGTAACAGCATGATGCAAGGCCGTAACCTTTCCAGCTTAGATACTTTAATGGTTAGAGCAAGGTTAGACAGTGATGGTAATGTCGCTACACGTGATGCTGATTGGTATGGTGAAAGCGAAGTTGTAGAACTTGGCGCGCCAGTAACAGTTAATATTGAGAAACAATATCAATAG
- a CDS encoding MlaA family lipoprotein, which yields MTTRFLRLTCIAVTASFAVGCSSVPEQESENTEIETAAAQVEPSHPNDPFEGFNRAMWEINYEYLDPYLVRPVSLAYVDYTPVPIRSGISNFLANLDEPASMINNLIMGNGEKAVDHFNRFWINSSFGLLGLIDVASAAGITKYDDKSFSDAVGHYGVGNGPYFMVPGYGPITTREVTEQVDGLYAPLSLISFWGSLGKWAFEGMEKRAMVVPQESILYDSPDPYALTREIYIQRRDFKAEIDIEEFDQEEEDFIDDYLDEEY from the coding sequence ATGACGACACGTTTTTTGAGATTAACCTGCATTGCTGTTACCGCGAGTTTTGCTGTAGGTTGTTCTAGTGTTCCAGAGCAAGAGTCTGAAAATACTGAAATAGAAACAGCAGCGGCTCAAGTTGAACCTTCGCATCCTAATGATCCTTTTGAAGGGTTTAACAGAGCTATGTGGGAGATTAACTATGAGTATTTGGACCCATACTTGGTTCGTCCTGTGTCTCTTGCCTATGTAGATTATACGCCGGTGCCTATTCGCAGCGGTATTTCTAATTTCCTTGCAAACCTTGATGAGCCTGCAAGCATGATTAATAACTTGATCATGGGCAATGGAGAAAAAGCCGTCGATCACTTTAACCGTTTTTGGATCAACAGCTCATTTGGTTTATTAGGTTTGATTGATGTTGCCAGTGCCGCCGGCATAACCAAGTACGATGATAAGTCATTTTCTGATGCAGTCGGTCACTATGGGGTCGGAAATGGACCTTACTTTATGGTTCCGGGCTACGGACCTATAACGACTCGTGAAGTAACAGAGCAAGTTGATGGTTTGTACGCACCATTGTCTTTAATATCTTTTTGGGGAAGTCTAGGTAAATGGGCATTTGAAGGCATGGAGAAGAGAGCGATGGTTGTGCCTCAAGAATCTATTCTTTATGACTCACCAGATCCTTATGCATTGACTCGTGAAATCTATATTCAGCGCAGAGACTTTAAAGCTGAAATAGACATTGAAGAGTTTGATCAAGAAGAGGAAGACTTCATTGATGACTACCTTGATGAAGAATATTAA
- a CDS encoding outer membrane protein transport protein: MKTNKTLLSAAVAFGLLSTSTVTQAAGFQLAEYSATGLGRAYAGEAAMADNAGAQWRNPAMLTYLEGTQVSIGAIYVDPNIDLNGTSTSMLGTKTSSSSSDFAHSAVIPNFYISHKYNDKFALGFAAGTNYGMETDLGTDFGGANHGNEASVISMELNLNAAYQVLDNVSVGGGIRYVMAEGSFGAVSTENSLVQVPAGTALKYMEGDDTAWGWQVGTAWQINDDHRVGFTYKSEVDLTLEGYAKGLGFNQADPNAHKSGSMDLALPATAEIASFHQITEKVAIHASINWTDWSSFEKLVADFPGESSVEIKQENWEDNYRFAIGTTYQMTQKLALRSGIAYDTSAVSDEHRTATIPETDRTWLSVGAGYQWSEQLSLDAGFTYILAKDASMVENDATSAPFGGKFEGEVTGSIWLIGVQANYRF; the protein is encoded by the coding sequence ATGAAAACAAATAAGACTCTCCTATCTGCCGCAGTGGCATTCGGTTTACTTTCTACTTCGACAGTGACGCAAGCTGCTGGTTTTCAACTTGCAGAATATTCTGCAACCGGCTTAGGTCGAGCTTATGCGGGTGAAGCTGCAATGGCAGACAATGCAGGCGCACAATGGCGTAACCCTGCAATGCTGACTTACCTTGAAGGCACTCAAGTTTCTATTGGTGCTATCTATGTTGACCCGAATATTGACCTTAATGGTACATCGACCTCAATGCTAGGCACCAAAACTTCATCTAGTTCAAGTGATTTTGCACATAGCGCTGTTATTCCAAATTTTTACATCTCTCATAAGTACAACGATAAGTTTGCGTTAGGCTTTGCTGCTGGCACAAACTACGGGATGGAAACTGACCTAGGGACTGATTTCGGTGGTGCAAACCACGGTAATGAAGCGAGCGTTATCAGCATGGAGCTAAACCTTAATGCTGCATACCAAGTGTTGGACAATGTGTCTGTTGGTGGTGGTATTCGTTATGTAATGGCTGAAGGTAGCTTTGGTGCAGTTTCAACAGAAAACTCATTAGTACAAGTACCAGCTGGAACCGCTTTAAAATATATGGAAGGTGATGATACTGCTTGGGGCTGGCAAGTAGGTACAGCATGGCAAATTAATGATGATCATCGTGTTGGTTTTACTTACAAATCTGAAGTGGACTTAACACTTGAAGGCTACGCTAAAGGTCTTGGCTTCAATCAAGCAGATCCAAATGCACACAAAAGTGGTTCTATGGATCTAGCGTTACCAGCAACAGCTGAAATAGCAAGCTTCCACCAGATCACAGAGAAAGTTGCTATCCACGCGAGCATCAACTGGACTGATTGGAGCAGCTTTGAAAAACTTGTTGCTGATTTCCCAGGGGAAAGCAGCGTTGAGATCAAGCAAGAAAACTGGGAAGACAACTACCGCTTTGCGATTGGTACAACTTACCAAATGACACAGAAGCTAGCGTTACGCTCTGGTATCGCATACGACACTTCTGCAGTAAGTGACGAACACCGCACTGCAACTATTCCAGAGACAGATCGTACCTGGTTAAGTGTTGGTGCAGGTTACCAATGGTCTGAGCAACTTTCATTAGATGCAGGTTTCACATACATCCTTGCGAAAGATGCAAGCATGGTTGAAAACGATGCAACTTCAGCACCATTTGGTGGTAAATTTGAAGGTGAAGTAACTGGTAGCATTTGGCTTATCGGTGTGCAAGCAAACTACCGTTTCTAA
- a CDS encoding outer membrane protein transport protein — MMTKQTRLFKKSLLAVTITLASSQAMAAGFQLNAQSATGIGRAFAGDAVIADNASVMARNPAAMALFDSVELSLGFESITSMIEVKDATYTDFQGGTHDASYDDAGGTSIAPNIHLIVPINEKFAVGFNAYSNFGTKTEFSDSYVGGEYGGLTDVKSVNLGLAGSYRLNDQWSFGAGLDFIYGKGELKRSMSSEANTPGMAPFPQPGSTALDAEADGWAVGFNLGTVYEYDENNRFGLAYHYSPELEAEGDITYISGNPQEAKNDTLYMPLPDLLEFSGYHRLEDTKWAVHYSVQWIGWSSFKSLDSKAHGTLNNYEWQDGMHYSIGGTYFLNRDWTLRAGYMYDTSAQDDVTSVSVPDSDRQWFSTGFTYHINEKSNIDFGFTYLVGKDVKVNENTENPASGIIGGDNISSISATTRADAILMGIQYSRSF, encoded by the coding sequence ATAATGACTAAGCAAACGCGTCTGTTTAAAAAGTCTCTTTTAGCAGTAACAATTACACTAGCCTCTTCGCAAGCAATGGCTGCAGGCTTCCAACTTAACGCACAATCAGCAACCGGTATTGGCCGTGCTTTCGCTGGTGATGCAGTAATCGCCGATAACGCTTCTGTTATGGCTCGTAACCCAGCGGCAATGGCACTATTTGATAGTGTTGAATTGTCACTGGGTTTCGAAAGCATTACTTCAATGATTGAAGTGAAAGATGCGACATATACAGACTTCCAAGGTGGTACTCACGACGCTAGCTATGACGATGCTGGTGGTACATCAATCGCACCAAATATTCACTTAATTGTTCCTATCAATGAAAAATTTGCGGTTGGTTTTAACGCTTACTCAAACTTCGGAACAAAAACTGAATTTAGCGATAGCTATGTTGGTGGCGAGTACGGCGGCTTGACTGATGTTAAAAGCGTAAACTTAGGCCTAGCTGGTTCTTACCGCTTAAATGACCAATGGAGCTTTGGTGCCGGTCTAGATTTCATTTACGGTAAAGGTGAACTTAAACGCTCGATGAGCTCTGAAGCTAATACTCCTGGAATGGCTCCATTTCCTCAACCAGGTAGCACAGCCTTAGATGCTGAAGCTGATGGCTGGGCGGTTGGTTTTAACCTAGGTACTGTATATGAGTACGATGAGAACAACAGATTTGGTCTAGCTTATCATTACTCTCCAGAGCTAGAAGCTGAAGGTGACATTACTTATATTTCAGGTAATCCACAGGAAGCTAAGAACGATACTTTATACATGCCTCTTCCTGATCTTCTAGAGTTTTCAGGCTACCACCGATTGGAAGACACTAAATGGGCTGTTCACTACAGCGTTCAGTGGATTGGTTGGAGTTCATTTAAATCTCTTGATTCAAAAGCACACGGAACACTTAATAACTACGAATGGCAAGATGGCATGCACTACTCTATTGGTGGTACATACTTCTTAAATCGTGATTGGACTCTACGCGCAGGTTACATGTATGACACCAGCGCTCAGGATGACGTAACTTCAGTTTCTGTTCCAGATTCAGATCGTCAATGGTTCTCAACAGGTTTCACTTACCACATCAACGAAAAATCTAACATTGATTTTGGCTTCACTTACCTAGTGGGTAAAGATGTGAAAGTAAATGAAAATACTGAAAACCCAGCGTCAGGTATTATTGGTGGAGATAATATTTCTTCAATCAGTGCTACAACTCGCGCAGATGCAATCTTGATGGGTATTCAATACAGCCGCAGCTTCTAA
- a CDS encoding DUF3379 domain-containing protein has product MDDLEFRRRVLSDPKHRDQDIIGALTENEANSKFLDDVLSLDKQIHHAMKVDVPDDLADRILFNQTSSEESNVIRPNFAKRAMGLAASVAFVCGLLVGQVNWGNVLVPPAQASLADTAMKHVVNEKSFVSVIDEQVTSQQINAKMNPFAFQFDEAFPYHVYYLNHCGFGKSNAMHMVFQGEKGKVTLFLTGIPTEKALGFDEEGMTGSVTPIDDSSLILVGENGEDVSKIAEQLSKIIKPMS; this is encoded by the coding sequence ATGGATGATTTAGAATTTCGTCGTCGCGTTTTGTCAGATCCTAAGCATCGTGATCAAGACATTATTGGCGCACTGACCGAGAACGAAGCAAACAGTAAATTTTTAGATGATGTTTTGTCCCTTGATAAGCAAATACATCATGCAATGAAAGTGGATGTGCCGGACGATTTAGCCGACCGCATTCTTTTCAATCAAACATCAAGTGAAGAAAGCAATGTAATACGTCCTAACTTTGCCAAAAGAGCCATGGGCTTAGCTGCTTCTGTCGCATTTGTTTGTGGTTTACTCGTAGGGCAAGTGAATTGGGGGAATGTTTTGGTTCCACCAGCGCAAGCTAGCCTAGCTGATACTGCAATGAAGCATGTGGTTAATGAAAAGAGCTTTGTTAGTGTCATAGACGAACAGGTCACTTCGCAGCAGATCAATGCAAAGATGAATCCATTTGCTTTTCAATTTGATGAAGCTTTCCCGTATCACGTTTATTACCTAAATCATTGTGGTTTTGGTAAATCAAACGCTATGCACATGGTCTTTCAAGGTGAAAAAGGCAAAGTTACACTCTTTTTAACAGGCATCCCGACAGAGAAAGCTCTCGGCTTTGATGAAGAAGGTATGACAGGCTCAGTCACCCCTATTGACGACTCTAGCCTTATCTTAGTTGGAGAGAATGGAGAAGATGTGTCTAAAATTGCAGAGCAACTTTCTAAGATAATAAAACCAATGAGTTAA
- a CDS encoding sigma-70 family RNA polymerase sigma factor: protein MEAPVSIMKIFGKKPANTPVNSDMDKQRKYEALVRAYHGDLFRYAYWLCKDKSIAEDLVQETCLRAWKSLDSLQDEKAAKSWLITILRRENARRFERKQFDLVDIDDHSNDAKVSDDPHHQHEWLQAQIMKLEVDYREPLFLQVIGGFSGDEIADILTLNKNTVMTRLFRARNQLKDMLDSEETVRGQHNG from the coding sequence ATGGAGGCTCCTGTGTCGATAATGAAAATATTCGGAAAGAAACCGGCGAATACCCCGGTCAACTCTGATATGGACAAACAAAGAAAATACGAAGCACTTGTACGTGCCTATCACGGAGACCTATTCCGCTATGCATATTGGCTGTGTAAAGACAAAAGCATTGCAGAAGATTTGGTGCAAGAGACCTGCTTAAGAGCGTGGAAATCTCTCGATAGCTTACAAGATGAAAAAGCCGCAAAATCTTGGCTCATTACTATTTTGAGAAGAGAAAATGCGCGCCGCTTTGAACGAAAACAATTTGATCTAGTTGATATAGATGACCACAGCAATGATGCTAAAGTGAGTGACGACCCACATCATCAACATGAATGGTTACAAGCTCAGATCATGAAATTAGAAGTCGATTACCGTGAACCTCTATTTCTGCAAGTGATTGGTGGATTTAGCGGAGATGAAATAGCAGACATACTCACTCTTAATAAAAACACAGTAATGACACGTTTATTCCGAGCTCGTAATCAGCTGAAAGACATGCTTGATTCCGAAGAAACCGTAAGGGGGCAACATAATGGATGA
- the fadI gene encoding acetyl-CoA C-acyltransferase FadI, with product MGIQELKTRSGERVAVVAGLRTPFARQSTEFSQVPAVDLGKMVVSEMLARTDIDPALIEQVVFGQVVQMPEAPNIAREIVLGTGMNIHTDAYSVTRACATSFQAAVNVTESIMAGSIDVGIAGGADSSSVLPIGVSKKLAANLLALSKTKTIGQKLKILKALSFKDLMPVPPAVAEYSTGLSMGQTAEQMAKTHGITREQQDALAHRSHTLASQAWKEGKIQGEVMTAFPAPYKKSISEDNNIRHDSTVEGYAKLRPAFDRQYGSVTAANATPLTDGGAAVMLMREGKAKELGLEIMGYIRGYAFSAIGVESDMLMGPSYATSKVLKNTGLELEDLDLIEMHEAFAAQALANVKMFACDKFAQEHLGRSKAMGVIDMDKFNVLGGSIAYGHPFAATGARMMTQTLRELKRRGGGLALNTACAAGGLGAAMILEVE from the coding sequence ATGGGCATACAGGAACTCAAAACTCGCTCTGGAGAGCGCGTTGCCGTAGTAGCCGGACTAAGAACCCCTTTCGCTCGTCAGAGCACCGAATTTAGCCAAGTGCCTGCGGTAGACCTAGGTAAAATGGTCGTAAGTGAAATGCTTGCACGTACTGATATTGATCCTGCGTTAATTGAGCAAGTGGTTTTTGGGCAAGTTGTACAAATGCCTGAAGCGCCCAATATTGCCCGTGAAATTGTACTAGGCACGGGAATGAACATTCATACTGATGCTTACAGCGTGACTCGCGCATGTGCTACCAGTTTTCAGGCTGCCGTTAATGTAACGGAAAGTATTATGGCGGGAAGTATTGATGTTGGTATTGCCGGCGGGGCAGATTCCTCTTCTGTATTGCCTATTGGTGTTTCGAAGAAACTTGCGGCTAATTTATTGGCTTTGAGCAAAACGAAAACTATTGGTCAAAAACTAAAAATACTAAAAGCTTTATCCTTTAAAGATCTCATGCCTGTTCCACCTGCGGTTGCTGAATATTCGACTGGATTGTCTATGGGGCAAACCGCTGAGCAAATGGCTAAAACACATGGTATTACTCGTGAGCAACAAGATGCTTTAGCGCACCGTTCCCATACTTTAGCTTCTCAAGCTTGGAAGGAAGGAAAGATACAAGGTGAAGTCATGACGGCTTTCCCTGCTCCTTATAAAAAGTCGATATCTGAAGATAATAATATTCGCCATGACTCCACGGTCGAAGGGTATGCGAAATTGCGTCCGGCGTTTGACCGTCAGTACGGCAGTGTGACGGCGGCAAATGCGACTCCTTTAACTGATGGCGGCGCAGCCGTAATGCTCATGAGAGAAGGCAAAGCGAAAGAGCTGGGTCTTGAAATTATGGGTTATATCCGAGGTTACGCATTTTCGGCGATTGGCGTAGAAAGCGACATGTTAATGGGGCCATCTTACGCAACATCTAAAGTACTTAAGAATACCGGTTTAGAGCTTGAAGATTTAGATTTGATTGAAATGCATGAGGCATTCGCAGCTCAAGCACTCGCAAACGTGAAGATGTTCGCTTGTGATAAATTTGCGCAGGAACACTTAGGTCGCTCTAAAGCGATGGGTGTTATTGATATGGATAAATTCAACGTGTTGGGTGGTTCTATTGCCTATGGTCACCCATTCGCTGCAACTGGTGCGCGAATGATGACTCAAACATTACGTGAATTAAAACGTCGTGGCGGCGGGCTTGCACTTAATACTGCATGTGCGGCTGGTGGCTTAGGTGCAGCTATGATCTTGGAGGTAGAATAA